The following are from one region of the Quercus robur chromosome 1, dhQueRobu3.1, whole genome shotgun sequence genome:
- the LOC126722303 gene encoding uncharacterized protein LOC126722303: MAASVAGRSTLMRAFCRASMNPSSATRRFSLPPRMSNFVPHRSPTSSPPLRLLRRELSSLQPVHSAIASACLVSKLPSEASTSTEGRFANYLSPI, encoded by the exons ATGGCAGCTTCGGTTGCTGGAAGATCCACACTAATGCGTGCATTTTGCAGAGCATCAATGAATCCTTCTTCGGCGACAAGAAGATTCTCATTGCCCCCACGCATGTCCAATTTTGTGCCTCATCGATCTCCAACTTCCTCTCCTCCTTTAAG GTTGCTCCGAAGAGAACTGAGTTCTCTTCAGCCTGTCCACTCCGCAATTGCTTCGGCTTGCCTTGTCTCCAAGCTCCCCAGTGAAGCCAGCACCTCCACTGAAG GTAGATTTGCAAACTATCTCAGTCCCATCTAG
- the LOC126722310 gene encoding probable 2-carboxy-D-arabinitol-1-phosphatase: protein MISITPTTLVLHRNPSFFFFFPSTTTRPNPSFPSFFTIRSSSASSSTSLQELEKEQGELRSELYASAPFPPIKSAKRVILVRHGQSTWNEEGRIQGSSDFSVLTKKGEAQAETSRQMLIDDSFDACFSSPLIRSKRTAEIIWGSRETELITDSDLREIDLYSFQGLLKHEGKAKFGPAFRQWQVDAANFNIDGHYPVRELWARARSCWTKILLHESRSVLVVAHNAVNQALVATAIGLGTEYFRILLQSNCGVSVLDFTPQPEGGSPFICLNRLNQTPNSPIAAGSSGGRKTSNRIILACHGYTQSNTEASTSEDLPMNMLGIIQSQKTAELLLDLKVSSIISSPKKACFETAMVISRVQEAADCLGADCVPRYVEMKQIEYLDVENILQQSDRGATEVSSLPPGWLNKYEDRITSAVWNQSEKAWQLLLGELSAESEPSKTVVVVGHPAIHIALMGHCLNLTKEWMGSFHLDAGSISVLDFPDGPSGRGVIRCINYTAHLGRWSIPITRSTVDDEEF from the exons ATGATTTCAATCACACCCACCACTCTCGTCCTCCATAGAAACcctagcttcttcttcttcttcccctccACCACTACCAGACCAAACCCTAGCTTTCCCTCTTTCTTCACAATCCGATCCTCCTCTGCCTCCTCCTCCACCAGCCTCCAAGAGCTAGAGAAGGAGCAGGGCGAGCTCCGCTCCGAGCTGTACGCTTCGGCTCCGTTCCCGCCGATCAAGTCCGCTAAGAGAGTCATCCTCGTCAGGCACGGCCAGAGCACGTGGAACGAGGAGGGTCGGATCCAAGGGAGCTCCGATTTCTCCGTACTCACCAAGAAAGGCGAGGCTCAGGCTGAGACTTCGCGCCAAATGCTCATCGACGACTCCTTCGATGCTTGCTTCTCCAG CCCCTTGATACGATCGAAGAGAACGGCTGAGATCATATGGGGATCTCGTGAAACTGAGTTGATTACTGATTCTGATTTGAGAGAAATCGACTTATATTCGTTCCAA GGTCTTTTGAAGCATGAGGGGAAAGCAAAGTTTGGTCCAGCTTTTCGTCAATGGCAGGTAGATGCCGCAAATTTCAACATAGATGGTCATTATCCAGTTAGAGAGTTGTGGGCGCGTGCTAGGAGCTGCTGGACTAAAATTTTACTCCATGAAAGCAGGTCTGTTCTTGTGGTTGCACACAATGCTGTTAATCAGGCTCTCGTTGCAACAGCGATTG GTTTGGGAACGGAGTATTTTAGGATTTTACTTCAGAGCAATTGTGGTGTAAGCGTTTTAGATTTTACCCCACAGCCAGAGGGCGGGTCACCTTTTATATGTCTCAATCGTTTAAATCAG ACCCCGAATTCACCTATTGCTGCTGGAAGTTCTGGAGGCAGAAAAACGAGTAATCGGATCATACTTGCCTGCCATGGATACACACAAAGCAATACAGAA GCTAGTACTTCTGAGGATCTACCAATGAACATGCTCGGGATTATACAG TCCCAGAAAACTGCGGAGCTACTCCTTGATTTGAAAGTGAGTTCCATAATTAGCAGTCCTAAGAAAGCTTGTTTTGAGACAGCCATGGTTATCTCCAGA GTACAAGAAGCTGCAGATTGCTTGGGTGCTGACTGTGTGCCACGCTATGTGGAGATGAAGCAGATAGAGTACCTTGATGTTGAAAACATCCTTCAGCAATCAGACAGG GGTGCAACTGAGGTTTCATCTCTTCCACCTGGTTGGTTAAATAAATATGAGGATAGAATTACATCAGCAGTATGGAATCAATCTGAGAAGGCTTGGCAATTGCTGTTGGGTGAGCTGTCTGCTGAATCCGAGCCATCAAAGACAGTTGTTGTAGTTGGCCACCCTGCAATTCACATAGCATTGATGGGGCATTGCCTAAATTTGACTAAAGAATGGATGGGATCATTTCATCTTGATGCAGGGAGCATTAGTGTCCTTGATTTCCCCGATGGCCCTTCCGGAAGAGGGGTTATTCGGTGCATAAATTACACTGCCCATTTGGGGAGATGGTCAATACCTATCACTAGATCAACAGTGGATGACGAAGAGTTTTGA